The Eubacterium sp. MSJ-33 genomic sequence ACGGTTCAACCGCATACAGCAACACAGCCTGTCAGCAAACCAGCCCCGTCACATGCAATTCCACAAAAAAATGTACGGGCCGGGAATTACAGTCCAACTTATAAAATTCTCGAATCTCTGCGCAAAGCAGAAGAAGAGGAAGCTGCAAAAAAAGGAACGGCTCTGCCCAATATTGCTGATATGGTAGCTGATGACGGTGTTGTATATTCCGCACAGCCAAACGCAGTACCACAGGAAACTTCACAGAATGACACTGCTGTAAAACAAGTTTCACCCAAAATGGACAAAAACACCGCTGCATATAAATATACCGTTGGAAAGCAGGAAAGTCTCTTTGATGACGATTTCTTAACAGAGAAAGCCAGATTGAAACACCGCGTCATCGGACAGGTTTTTGACACGTATTGGCTTATCGAGTACAACAATAATCTGTATATTATGGATCAGCACGCTGCACACGAAAAGGTAAAATACGAAGAATTGATGGCGAATCTGAAGAGCAAACAGGTTTTGTCCCAGCAGCTTATGCCACCAATGGTGCTTACAGTAACTTATGCAGAGCGGCAGGCAATCCTTGATAATTATGATATGTTTATGAAAATCGGATACGACATCGAGGAATTTGGTGGAAACGAATTCAAGATCAATGCTGTCCCATCCAATCTGTTCGGAATGCATGGACGCGATATGTTTCTGGAGTTTGTAGGTTCCCTGATTCAAAATTCCGGTTATATATCAAACGATGTTTTCATTAAAAAATTATCAACGATGGCATGTAAAGCAGCGGTAAAGGGAAACATGAATTTATCATTTCAGGAAGCTGATGCCCTTGTAGATAAACTTTTAAATCTGGAAAATCCATACACATGTCCTCATGGAAGACCAACGATTATCTCCATGAGCAAAGAAGAATTAGAGAAGAAATTCCACAGGATTGTATAATATGACTCGAACAACCAAAAATAATTTAATTATATTAACCGGTCCAACCGCCGTTGGCAAAACAGCCCTCTCCCTAAAACTTGCTAAAGATATCAAAGGTGAGATTGTCTCTGCCGACTCCATACAGGTATACAGGCATTTTGACATTGGTTCCGCGAAAATCATGCCAGATGAGATGCAGGGAATTCCACATCATCTGATTGATATCTTAGAGCCAAAGGATCGTTTTAATGTCATGGAATTTAAGAAGTATGCGGAAGACGCCATGCAAGGTATCTATGAACGTGGGCATATTCCTATCATAACAGGAGGAACAGGATTTTATATTCAGGCACTGTTATATGATATATCATTTGACGAAGAAACGGTGGATGGCTATCGCCAGGAATTAGAAACACTCGGAGATGCAAAAGGAAACGCATATCTGCATCAGATGCTTATGGATATTGACCCGGCATCCGCTGAAACAATCCACGCAAACAATCGCCAGAGAGTTATTCGAGCTCTTGAATATTATCATCAGACCGGCAAAAAATTCTCTGACCATAACGAGACAGAACGAGAAAAGACATCCCCTTATAATTTTGCTTACTTCGTATTGACACGGGATCGTGCGAAGCTCTATGCAGCAATCGAACAGCGCATCGATGAAATGCTTTCACAAGGACTTGTCGAAGAGGTTCAATCGCTCGTGCAAACTTATCATCTGACTACCGAAGATACAAGTATGCAGGGAATCGGCTATAAGGAAATTCTCGGATACCTGCAGGGAGCCTATGACTTAGAAGAAGCCGTCCGCATCTTAAAACGTGATACACGGCACTTTGCCAAGCGTCAGCTCACCTGGTTCCGTCGTGAACGGGAGGTTATCTGGCTTGACAAAGATATTTTGAACACAGATGAAAAACTGGAAGATGAAATCAAAACTCATCTTGCCGCAAAAAAAATACGATACCAGTAGATGTTTCATATCAAAGTATGTAACATTTGCCAAGATTACCAGAACAGGAGAACATTATGAATAACACGGATGAAATCAAACAATATTATTTAAGTCTTGGAATCAAAGAATCAGTCTATGATTTTTGTGAATGCGTCGAACAGGATCTGCTTCCAAGATTTCAAGAGATTGACCGGATTGCTGAACAGAACCAGATTAAAGTTATTTCTGCTATGCAGAAAGCAGGCTTCTCCGAATCTCACCTGAACGGCACAACCGGATATGGTTATAACGATCGTGGAAGAGAAGCAGTGGAAGAAATCTACGCCCATGTATTCCATACCGAAGATGCGCTGGTACGCCAGCAGATCACCTGCGGTACACATGCACTTTCGATTGCATTATCCGCAAACCTTCGTCCGGGCGATGAAATTTTATCACCGGTCGGAAAAGTGTATGATACACTGGAGGGTGTGATTGGTATCCGTGAATCCAAAGGCTCGCTGGCAGAATTCGGAATCACATTCCGAAAAGTTGATTTATTGCCGGATGGAAGCTTTGACTATGAGAATATCCGAAAAAATATTAATGAGAAAACAAAATTGATAGAAATTCAGCGTTCCAAAGGCTATGATGTACGTCCGACGCTGTCAGTGGAACAGATTGGCGAGTTGATTGCATTCGTAAAATCTGTCAAACCAGATGTGATCTGCATGGTAGATAACTGTTATGGTGAATTTGTGGAAACGATTGAGCCATCCGATGTCGGTGCTGATATGGTTGTAGGCTCCCTGATTAAAAATCCGGGTGGTGGGCTTGCCCCAATCGGCGGATATATCTGCGGCAAGAAAGAATACATCGAAAACTGTGCCTACCGTCTTACAACGCCGGGACTTGGAAAAGAAGTGGGAGCATCCCTAAATGCCACCCGGCCAATTGCACAGGGGTTGTTTCTGGCACCAACGGTAACTGCAGCTGCTTTAAAGGGTGCAATTTTTGCGGCCAATGTATATGAACGCCTGCATTTTAAATCCATTCCGGATGCTACAGAGCCACGTTACGATATCATTCAGGCAGTAGAATTCGGAAAACCGGAATATATTCAGGCATTCTGTGAGGGAATTCAGGCTGCAGCCCCGGTCGATAGCTTTGTAACTCCGATTCCTTGGGATATGCCAGGCTACGACAGTCAGGTTATCATGGCTGCCGGCGCTTTTATATCCGGTGCTTCCATTGAGCTTTCCGCAGATGCTCCGATGAAAGAGCCATATGCAGTATATTTCCAAGGCGGACTGACATATCCACATGCCAAATTCGGCATCATGATGTCCCTGGAAAAAATGGTAGAAAAAGAACTTGTAGTATGTTAGACTAAGCGATGATAAGTCCTGCACCCGGAGAGGTGAGAGGAGCAATCATGCATATCTTAGTTAAAGATTTAGCCGTCTGTGAACGCCCATATGAAAAAGCTGAACGGTACGGCGTATCTGCACTTTCAGATGCAGAGCTGTTATCCCTGATTATGCGGACCGGCACAAAAAAGGCCAGTGTTCTGGATCTGGCAAATCAGGTATTAAATGCACACGAAACGCAAAAAGGATTACTCGGGTTACAGTTTCTGTTGCCACAGGAACTGACAAAAATCCCCGGTATCGGGAATATCAAAGCAATCCAGCTTCTTGCACTGGCTGAGATATCCAAACGGATGAATCTCGAACAATTACAAAAAAAGCTGGAATTTCATACTCCTGACACAATTGGAGCGTATTATAGAGAGAAGTGCAGATTTTTAACCATAGAAAAAACATTTTTATTGTTACTTACAAATGCGCATACTTTAATAAAAGAGATTGAACTATCGTCCGGAACAGTCAACCAGACCTATCTGTCACCAAGAGAGATATTCATACATGCACTCCGCTATGAAGCCGTGCATATCGTGCTGGTACATAACCATCCATCCGGGCGAGTCACACCGAGCGATACGGATATTCAATCCACATTACGCATCCGTGATGCCGGCAAGATGCTTGGCATTCAGGTTTCTGACCATATTATTGTTGCCGGAGATCAATATTTGAGTATGC encodes the following:
- the miaA gene encoding tRNA (adenosine(37)-N6)-dimethylallyltransferase MiaA yields the protein MTRTTKNNLIILTGPTAVGKTALSLKLAKDIKGEIVSADSIQVYRHFDIGSAKIMPDEMQGIPHHLIDILEPKDRFNVMEFKKYAEDAMQGIYERGHIPIITGGTGFYIQALLYDISFDEETVDGYRQELETLGDAKGNAYLHQMLMDIDPASAETIHANNRQRVIRALEYYHQTGKKFSDHNETEREKTSPYNFAYFVLTRDRAKLYAAIEQRIDEMLSQGLVEEVQSLVQTYHLTTEDTSMQGIGYKEILGYLQGAYDLEEAVRILKRDTRHFAKRQLTWFRREREVIWLDKDILNTDEKLEDEIKTHLAAKKIRYQ
- a CDS encoding methionine gamma-lyase family protein, translating into MNNTDEIKQYYLSLGIKESVYDFCECVEQDLLPRFQEIDRIAEQNQIKVISAMQKAGFSESHLNGTTGYGYNDRGREAVEEIYAHVFHTEDALVRQQITCGTHALSIALSANLRPGDEILSPVGKVYDTLEGVIGIRESKGSLAEFGITFRKVDLLPDGSFDYENIRKNINEKTKLIEIQRSKGYDVRPTLSVEQIGELIAFVKSVKPDVICMVDNCYGEFVETIEPSDVGADMVVGSLIKNPGGGLAPIGGYICGKKEYIENCAYRLTTPGLGKEVGASLNATRPIAQGLFLAPTVTAAALKGAIFAANVYERLHFKSIPDATEPRYDIIQAVEFGKPEYIQAFCEGIQAAAPVDSFVTPIPWDMPGYDSQVIMAAGAFISGASIELSADAPMKEPYAVYFQGGLTYPHAKFGIMMSLEKMVEKELVVC
- the radC gene encoding RadC family protein yields the protein MHILVKDLAVCERPYEKAERYGVSALSDAELLSLIMRTGTKKASVLDLANQVLNAHETQKGLLGLQFLLPQELTKIPGIGNIKAIQLLALAEISKRMNLEQLQKKLEFHTPDTIGAYYREKCRFLTIEKTFLLLLTNAHTLIKEIELSSGTVNQTYLSPREIFIHALRYEAVHIVLVHNHPSGRVTPSDTDIQSTLRIRDAGKMLGIQVSDHIIVAGDQYLSMLERGIL